GAGCAGGATTTGGAATTGGACCAACTTCAGAAAATTTACAAGGAGCTATTGATGGTGAAACTTTTGAGTTCACTCAAATGTATCCGGCGTACATAGCAATTGCAGAAATGCAAAATGAAAAAACTGCAGTTCAAGCTATGAGATATGCAGTAGAAGCAGAAAAGGTTCATGCTAAGTTATTTACTCAGGCTAAGGAAAGAGTTGATGCAGGCTCGGATCTGGATGCTGAAACAGTATTACTTTGCCCTGTTTGCGGTTTTATTTCCTTAACAGGTGAAGAAGATTTCTGTCCATTATGTAATGCAAAGAAAGAGCTATTTGTGGCTTATTAAAAAATGAGAGATTAGATCCTTAAGACAGGAGATTTCCTGTCTTAAGGATAATATAACTAACTCTTATTCATAGAAAACAAGGATGTGTATATATGATAGAGGAAAAGGTTACCCTAAACAATGAGATAGGTTTACACGCGAGACCAGCGTCGAAGTTTATCCGAGAATCAATAAAATACAAAAGTACTATTGAAGTTGTTAAAGGGGAAAAGATTTATAATGCAAAGAGTATAATGGGAGTCCTTAGTATGGGAGCTGTAAAAAACGACACCATTATTATTCGTGCAAATGGAGATGATGAAGAAGAAGCAGTTAAAAATCTAGTTAGATTAATCCAATTTGAATTAGGTGATTAAGATAATAAGAATTTGCCGGATATATATAAAATTAAGTTTGGAAGTATGAACCGTCTGCCGATTGGTAATTGGGTGACGGTTTTTTGCGTGAGATTAAAAATTATGACTTTTATATTTTTATATGATAAAATAGACATGAATGGAGTGAGTATTCATGCAAAGATCTGATTCAAACAGACGTAGAAGGCGAAAACCGGTGAAAGGATACAAGATAAATTATCCAAGACTCATAATTTCCTTAATGATTACTATGATTATATTATGGGGCAGCTTCAAGATTGTTTCGGGAGCTGTTGGTTTTGTTGTGCGTACTGTTAAAGGAGCAGGTAATAAGGTTGAAATCACTGTTGAAAACAAAGACATTAATATAGAGATAAATAATAAAGAACAAGAATACATAAACAAACCGGAAGAATCGGAAAAAAAAGCGGAACCTGAAAAGACGGAAGCGAAATCTGAGAAAACAGTTAAAAGGCCTGAAGAGACTAAAAGTATTACTATAGCTGCAACCGGAGATGTATTGTATCATTTTGGAATGATCAATGCAGGATATAATGCCGCTACGGAAGCTTATGATTTTACCGATCATTATGAGAAAGTAAAAGATTTAATATCGGGGGCCGATTTAGCTTTGGCAAACTTTGAAGGTACTATGGCTCAAGAACTATTGCCACTAGCAGCGTATCCTCTTTTTAATGCCCCTGATGCAGTAGCCACTGCTCTGTCCTATGCAGGGTTTGATGCACTTTGTACAGCGAATAATCACTGTTTGGATTCAGGAGTAGAGGGTATTGAATCTACGATTAATGCTATTAATTTTAATAATATGAAACATTTTGGTACTAAAAAACAACCCGGTGACAATCTCCTTGTAATCGAAAAAAATGGAATCAAGATCGGTTTACTTGCATATTCAGAGCTTTTTAACGGCTTAGATGAAAACCTATCAGAAGAGAATTCTTATATGATAAGTAGAATGGATTTAAATGTAATTGAATCCGATATTAAAAGTGCAAAGCAGAGTGGATGCGATTTGGTAGCTGTATACGCTCATTGGGGACATGAATATGTATTTGAACAAACACAAACTCAAACAGATGTAGCCCATATGATGATAGAATGGGGTGCTGATTTAATACTTGGAAGTCATCCTCATGTACTTCAAAAAACCGAGATAGTAAAACATGAAGGATTGGATAAGTTTATTATTTATTCAATGGGAAATGCTATATCTAATCAAAGACGTGAAACAATAGATAATAAATATACCGAGACAGGTGTGATACTTAAATTCAGTATTGAAAAAAACAATGAGAATACATTAATAAAATCTGTAGAAATGTATCCTACCTGGGTTAACTCATTTTTGGATGTGAACGGTAATAGAAAATTCGAGTTACTAAATACTCAAGATTTTATAGAAGGTGGAAAGTACAGAGATACTGTGAATGAAGAAACTCTTGAAAGAATTTTGGATGCGAGAGATTATGCATTGAAAATCCTAAATGGAGAGTCATATCCACAGACTGGAAATTGATGAAAAGCATAATGGATAAAAAAGAGATGATTATGAGGTAATTTATGGAGAGAATTATAACATATGCACAGAATATAAGGCTTGCAGATGTAGTAGATATAATGATTGTCGCCTTTATAATATATAAACTGATGATGCTCATAAGAGAAACAAGAGCTGAACAACTTATAAGGGGTATAATAGCGCTTTTAATATTTACTGTTATTACCAAAAGGTTAAACTTATATACAATTCAATGGATTATTAATAATATACTATTCTATGGGGTAGTTTCACTATTAATAGTCTTTCAACCTGAGCTTAGAAGAGGTCTAGAGTACATAGGAAGATCTAACTTTCTAAGCAAACCCATCGTGGAGATAAAAGGTGAACAAATAAGTAAGTTGACCAGTGAAGTGTCTACAGCTATTTCTTCACTAGCCAGACAAAAAATAGGTGCATTAATTGTACTCGAGAGGAATACAGGATTAAATGAGATTATTGAGTCCGGTACTAAACTGGATGCAGATGTATCAAGTGAACTCCTAATCAATATATTCATACCCAATACACCTCTTCATGACGGAGCCGTAATAATCAGAGGAGATAAGATAAGAGCAGCAGCTTGTTTTCTGCCTCTTACTGAAAACATAACGCTATCAAAGGAGCTCGGTACTAGACATAGAGCCGCTTTAGGGATATCAGAGAGATCTGATGCATTGGCGATCATAGTGTCCGAGGAAACCGGAGCTGTGTCGATTGCTGAAAGTGGAAAGATTACCAGATACGTAGATGATGAAACCTTAAAGGTAATTCTTCAGGGAGTATTTGCTACTGAAGATATCAGAATATTCTCGCTATGGAGGAGTAAGGATGATAAAAATTAAAGACAATCTTAGACTAAAACTATTTTCTGTCATCCTGGCCATATTACTTTGGAGTTTTGTCATTGGATACGAAAATCCTACAATAAAAACACAGTATTCAAATATACCAATAGTTTTAAAAAATATAGACAAGGTAGAAGAAAAAGGTCTTACTATTGGAGGGGATAAGGAATCGACCGTAAACGTAACTCTTAGAGGTCAGACAAATAGTTTTATCAATGTCAAAGCTTCGGATATTAAAGCAGAAGTAGATTTAAGTCAATACGATGAGAATGATAAAATATTTCCTATAAAGTTTAATGTTCCACAAGGATTAAATATAATAGATAAATCAACAGCTACTGCACCTATAACGCTTGAGAAGATAAAATCAAAAGAGATTAAGGTTGAGGTTAAGTTGGAGGGCAAACCTTCAGCTGAGAATCAGGTAATTGAGGTTGCGGCACATCAACCTGAAACCATTGTGGTCGAAGGAGCCGAATCGTTAATCCAATCCGTTGACAAGGCAGTGGCATCGGTGGATAGCAGTGAAATAACCAATGAAACCAACAGAAACATACCTCTAATGGTATTAAACTCTGCCGGCGAACAGGTTATGGGAATAACTCAGACTCATGCATATGTGAATGTAACATTTGATGTAAATATTATTAAGAAAGTACCTATAAAACTCGAGACGGTAAATGAATTTGCAGAGGGGATTACGGAAATTACAAAAGAGTTAAGCCAGACTGATGTCAGTGTCAGAGGTACACCTGATGTAATGAGTAAGATAGATTCTATTAAAACACATCCACTCGACTTAAGTACTGTACTGACTGACGGAAAATACGATCTGACTTTAGATTTGCCTGAAGGAGTCAGACTGACAAGCGATCAAATTAAAGTCGATGTTAAGTATATTTTAGACACGATAATAAAAAAAGAGGTTAGTATTGATATAGATAAAATTGAGTTTAAGAAGAAGCCGCAGGCTGCGATAATCAAAGTATTAAATGAACAAAAAACAATCACTGTCGAGCTAAACGGATTGAAATCTAAAGTAAATCCATTAAATCATGAAGCACTAAAGCCTTATGTTGATTTAACGGGAGCTGGATTAGGAACTCATGAACTAGAGCTGAAATTTGAAAATATCAACGATGTTTCGATTGAAAACATCAATCCTCAAACTATAAGGCTTACCATAAGTCCGCCAGAAGGATTATAGAATGGCAGATATTTTAGATTTAAAGTCATTCAAAAATCAAATTCCAAGTTATGTCATGCTATGTATAGATAAATTAATGCACTCGGGTTATGAAGTTTTTATCGTTGGAGGAGCTATTAGAAACTATCTTTTAAACAGAGATGTTTCTGATTATGATCTATGTACAAATGCAAATCCAAATGATATTTTAGAAGTGTTCAAAGATTTCAAAACGATAAAAACAGGTATGGAATTTGGAACGGTAATGGTTATTATAGATAAAAACCAAATTGAAATAACCAGCTACAGGATAGAAAAGGGATACATTGATGGGAGAAGACCCAGTGATGTCGTGTTTTCTAATAGTTTAAGAGATGATTTAAAAAGACGTGATTTTACTATAAATGCTATGGCTTATAATCCATATACGGGACTGGTCGATGAATTTGAAGGTTTAAGGGATTTAAAAATGGGTATTATAAGAGCTGTCGGAGATCCTGATAGTAGACTGAGTGAAGATTATTTAAGGATACTCAGAGCAATAAGACTTGCGACTGAATTGGATTTTGAGCTTGATGAAAAGCTTCATTCTTCTATTAAAACTCATAGTGAAGGACTTAAAAAAATAAGTAAAGAGAGAATTGCTCAGGAACTGATAAGGATACTAATGTCAGAAACTCCTTCTAAGGGGTTTAGGATGATGGCATCTACCGGCGTTTTAAGGGTTATCTCTATTGATATTGACAGAATGGTAGGTTTTAATCAAGAGAGTAGTTTTCATGACTATGATCTTTTTGAGCATTCGATTAGAGTCATGGATAATACAGAGCCAATCCTAAGTCTTAGATTGGCTGCAATACTACATGATATTGGAAAACCCGAAACTAAACATATAGATGAAACTGGAGAAGGCAGGTATTTTGGGCATCAAAATATCTCTGCCGAATTGGCCGAGAACTTTCTTAGAGAATATAGATTTTCCAATCAGACCACTGACCTTGTAGTAAAATTGGTACAAAGGCATATGGATTGCGTTAATGAGTACACTCCTAAGTCTGTAAAAAAACTCATTTCCAGGATGGGGAAAGATGTGTACAAACTTTTTGACCTACAAATAGCAGATATCCTATCTACCAATCATGAGGAAGGCATTAAAAATGTCCTCAATGGACGAAAACTCGCAGATAGCATAATCAGCGAGGAAAAACCGGTGGATGAAAGGGGACTTGCCATTGATGGGCGAGATTTATTGGCCATTGGATATGAGCAAGGGAAAAAGATTGGAGAAACACTTAGGATTCTAACAGATATGGTTCTGGAAGATGATAATTTGAATAAGAAAGAGATCTTAATAGAAAAAGCAAAGAATTTATTATAAGTGGAGGTTACATGAGGAAATTATTTGGAACAGATGGAATAAGGGGTGTAGCAAATGTAGAAATAACCCCGGAATTAGCATATAAAGTTGGAAGAGCAGCAGCATACAAACTAAAGAGCAATGGTAAAAATGAAATTGTAATAGGTAGAGATACGCGAATCTCGGGGGATATGATACAATCTGCTTTGACTTCAGGGATACTTTCAATAGGAGTTGATGTAGTTGACGTTGGTATTATCCCTACACCGGCTATTGCTTATTTAACTAGATATTTTAATGCTATTGCAGGGATTGTAATATCGGCATCTCATAATCCGGGAGAGTTTAACGGAATTAAGTTCTTTTCATCAGAAGGCTATAAACTTCCTGATGAAGTGGAAATGAAAATAGAAAAGTTAATCGAAAATATTGATGAATTAGATGAATTTCCAACAGGTGGAGAAATTGGAAAGTTAAGACATGATTTTAATGCTGTTAGGGAATATATAGACTTTATTAAATCGAGATTCGAGATGAAATTAAACGGATTAAAGATAGTGATAGATTGTGGACATGGAGCAACTTTAACTGTTGCAAATCAGCTGTTTACGGAGATGGGAGCAGAGATATTCGTCTACAATGACGACTATAATGGAATGGATATAAATGATAAATGCGGGTCTACTAATCCTAAGTTGACTCAAGATGCCGTCTTAAAACATGGTGCGGATATAGGACTATCATTTGACGGAGATGGCGATAGATTGATTGCAGTAGATGAAAAGGGCAGGATTATGGATGGAGACCATTTTCTTGCTGCAGTTGGAACATATATGCTAAATCAAGGTAAACTTCCCAATAATACTATTGTAGGTACCGTTATGAGAAATATCGGCCTTTGTGAATATGCGGATAAAATCGGTTTAAATGTGCTGACAACAGATGTTGGAGACAGATATGTTTTGGAGAAGATGATAGAAGGTGGATATACCTTGGGTGGAGAACAATCGGGTCACTTTATATTCTTACAAGATAATACTACAGGAGATGGAATATTATCCGCTTTAAAATTAATAGAGACTATGATAAAAGAAGAGAAACCACTATCTGAGCTTAATGATTACATGGTGACTTATCCGCAAGTTCTAAGAAACGCTAAAGTAAGCAATGAATCCAAGCATAGATATTCAGAAGATGAGGTAATTTCAGAAGCTATAAGCAAGTTTGAGGAGAAATTTAAGAACAGTGGTAGAGTACTAATAAGACCTTCCGGAACTGAACCGCTTGTTAGAGTAATGGTAGAAGGAAAAGATATAGATCTACTTGAAAAAGAATCAGAGGCACTCGTAAAATTAATTGAAGAAAGATTAAATTAGGAGGTCAATATGAGAATAAATCTAATTACCGATTCTGCTTGCGAACTTTCGGAAAGCATGCAGAAAGCAACCAATAGATTATTAATACCTTTTTCTATTAATATTGGAGACAAGAGCTATGTAGATGACGGTAGTATTGATTTGCCGGAGATGAGAAAAGTAATGAAGGAATATGACGGAGTTCCAAAGACTGCAGCACCTAGTCCATATGATTTTTTAAATGCATTTGAGAAAGGTGCCGAGTCGTTTGCTGTTACTATCTCATCCAGCTTAAGTGCAACTTATAGCAATGCTATGCTGGCTAAGAAAATGGCAGAAGAAAAGGGAAACAGGCTTATCCATGTGTTTGACTCTAAATCCGCTGTCTGTGGGGAAACTATAATAGTTCACAAGATTAAGGAATTAATAGATCTTGGACTTCAGTTTAATGAAATAGTTGAAAAAGTAGAATCATTTATAGAGACGAGTCGTACTGTATTTGTACTTGAATCACTGGATAATCTCATGAAAAATGGAAGGATGTCAAAATTAGCAGGTTTTTTTGCTAATGTGTTATCTATAAAACCCGTCTTGACTGCAGATGAGAATGGTGAGATTAAATTAGTCGAAAAGACAAGGGGACTAAAAAAAGCTCATTCTAAACTTGTTGAATTGATTGGAAATGATAAAGAGCTATTAAAAGAAAGATTATTGGTAATCACTCATTGTAATGCTGCA
The sequence above is a segment of the Peptoniphilaceae bacterium AMB_02 genome. Coding sequences within it:
- a CDS encoding ferritin family protein, translated to MNAMTQANLRSAYGGESQARTRYNIWGDIAKKDGFPNVARLFHATSDAEKIHATLHFKALKDVKGDFDVLSGAGFGIGPTSENLQGAIDGETFEFTQMYPAYIAIAEMQNEKTAVQAMRYAVEAEKVHAKLFTQAKERVDAGSDLDAETVLLCPVCGFISLTGEEDFCPLCNAKKELFVAY
- a CDS encoding HPr family phosphocarrier protein, which translates into the protein MIEEKVTLNNEIGLHARPASKFIRESIKYKSTIEVVKGEKIYNAKSIMGVLSMGAVKNDTIIIRANGDDEEEAVKNLVRLIQFELGD
- a CDS encoding CapA family protein, with translation MQRSDSNRRRRRKPVKGYKINYPRLIISLMITMIILWGSFKIVSGAVGFVVRTVKGAGNKVEITVENKDINIEINNKEQEYINKPEESEKKAEPEKTEAKSEKTVKRPEETKSITIAATGDVLYHFGMINAGYNAATEAYDFTDHYEKVKDLISGADLALANFEGTMAQELLPLAAYPLFNAPDAVATALSYAGFDALCTANNHCLDSGVEGIESTINAINFNNMKHFGTKKQPGDNLLVIEKNGIKIGLLAYSELFNGLDENLSEENSYMISRMDLNVIESDIKSAKQSGCDLVAVYAHWGHEYVFEQTQTQTDVAHMMIEWGADLILGSHPHVLQKTEIVKHEGLDKFIIYSMGNAISNQRRETIDNKYTETGVILKFSIEKNNENTLIKSVEMYPTWVNSFLDVNGNRKFELLNTQDFIEGGKYRDTVNEETLERILDARDYALKILNGESYPQTGN
- the cdaA gene encoding diadenylate cyclase CdaA encodes the protein MERIITYAQNIRLADVVDIMIVAFIIYKLMMLIRETRAEQLIRGIIALLIFTVITKRLNLYTIQWIINNILFYGVVSLLIVFQPELRRGLEYIGRSNFLSKPIVEIKGEQISKLTSEVSTAISSLARQKIGALIVLERNTGLNEIIESGTKLDADVSSELLINIFIPNTPLHDGAVIIRGDKIRAAACFLPLTENITLSKELGTRHRAALGISERSDALAIIVSEETGAVSIAESGKITRYVDDETLKVILQGVFATEDIRIFSLWRSKDDKN
- a CDS encoding CdaR family protein; amino-acid sequence: MIKIKDNLRLKLFSVILAILLWSFVIGYENPTIKTQYSNIPIVLKNIDKVEEKGLTIGGDKESTVNVTLRGQTNSFINVKASDIKAEVDLSQYDENDKIFPIKFNVPQGLNIIDKSTATAPITLEKIKSKEIKVEVKLEGKPSAENQVIEVAAHQPETIVVEGAESLIQSVDKAVASVDSSEITNETNRNIPLMVLNSAGEQVMGITQTHAYVNVTFDVNIIKKVPIKLETVNEFAEGITEITKELSQTDVSVRGTPDVMSKIDSIKTHPLDLSTVLTDGKYDLTLDLPEGVRLTSDQIKVDVKYILDTIIKKEVSIDIDKIEFKKKPQAAIIKVLNEQKTITVELNGLKSKVNPLNHEALKPYVDLTGAGLGTHELELKFENINDVSIENINPQTIRLTISPPEGL
- a CDS encoding HD domain-containing protein — protein: MADILDLKSFKNQIPSYVMLCIDKLMHSGYEVFIVGGAIRNYLLNRDVSDYDLCTNANPNDILEVFKDFKTIKTGMEFGTVMVIIDKNQIEITSYRIEKGYIDGRRPSDVVFSNSLRDDLKRRDFTINAMAYNPYTGLVDEFEGLRDLKMGIIRAVGDPDSRLSEDYLRILRAIRLATELDFELDEKLHSSIKTHSEGLKKISKERIAQELIRILMSETPSKGFRMMASTGVLRVISIDIDRMVGFNQESSFHDYDLFEHSIRVMDNTEPILSLRLAAILHDIGKPETKHIDETGEGRYFGHQNISAELAENFLREYRFSNQTTDLVVKLVQRHMDCVNEYTPKSVKKLISRMGKDVYKLFDLQIADILSTNHEEGIKNVLNGRKLADSIISEEKPVDERGLAIDGRDLLAIGYEQGKKIGETLRILTDMVLEDDNLNKKEILIEKAKNLL
- the glmM gene encoding phosphoglucosamine mutase, coding for MRKLFGTDGIRGVANVEITPELAYKVGRAAAYKLKSNGKNEIVIGRDTRISGDMIQSALTSGILSIGVDVVDVGIIPTPAIAYLTRYFNAIAGIVISASHNPGEFNGIKFFSSEGYKLPDEVEMKIEKLIENIDELDEFPTGGEIGKLRHDFNAVREYIDFIKSRFEMKLNGLKIVIDCGHGATLTVANQLFTEMGAEIFVYNDDYNGMDINDKCGSTNPKLTQDAVLKHGADIGLSFDGDGDRLIAVDEKGRIMDGDHFLAAVGTYMLNQGKLPNNTIVGTVMRNIGLCEYADKIGLNVLTTDVGDRYVLEKMIEGGYTLGGEQSGHFIFLQDNTTGDGILSALKLIETMIKEEKPLSELNDYMVTYPQVLRNAKVSNESKHRYSEDEVISEAISKFEEKFKNSGRVLIRPSGTEPLVRVMVEGKDIDLLEKESEALVKLIEERLN
- a CDS encoding DegV family protein encodes the protein MRINLITDSACELSESMQKATNRLLIPFSINIGDKSYVDDGSIDLPEMRKVMKEYDGVPKTAAPSPYDFLNAFEKGAESFAVTISSSLSATYSNAMLAKKMAEEKGNRLIHVFDSKSAVCGETIIVHKIKELIDLGLQFNEIVEKVESFIETSRTVFVLESLDNLMKNGRMSKLAGFFANVLSIKPVLTADENGEIKLVEKTRGLKKAHSKLVELIGNDKELLKERLLVITHCNAAKAAENIKDEIVSLYNPKEVQILETGGLSTIYADNGGIVIAY